A stretch of Arachis hypogaea cultivar Tifrunner chromosome 15, arahy.Tifrunner.gnm2.J5K5, whole genome shotgun sequence DNA encodes these proteins:
- the LOC140179260 gene encoding uncharacterized mitochondrial protein AtMg00860-like, translating to MNRIFRPYLDQFVVIFIDDILTYLKTEREHEEHLTTVLQIPRTWKLYAKLSKCKFWTEKVAFFGHVISQGGIAVDPSKIEAIVQWKPPTTITEVWSFLELAGYYQRFIKGFSQIALPLTYLT from the coding sequence atgaatcgtattttccgTCCGTACCTTGATCAATTCGTAGTGATTTTCATAGATGATATCCTCACCTATTTGAAGacagaaagagagcatgaagagcatctaacGACTGTATTGCAGATACCGAGGACttggaagttatatgctaaactatcaaagtgcAAATTCTGGACAGAGAAGGTGGCATTTTTCGGGCATGTTATATCACAGGGAGGAATCGCAGTGGATCCTTCAAAAATTGAAGCAATAGTGCAATGGAAACCACCTACAACCATTACAGAAGTTTGGAGTTTCCTCGAACTAGCTGGATATTATCAGAGGTTCATCAAGGGattttcacagatagccttaccATTGACTTACCTTACATAA